One window from the genome of Marinitoga hydrogenitolerans DSM 16785 encodes:
- the pstA gene encoding phosphate ABC transporter permease PstA produces MRKDKIISFIFRLISYITFFTIVFIFIFIILDGIKYFSIDFFTQFPKNMMTEGGIFPAIIGTFYLLFLTLIISIPFGVITGIFLSEYGNNKIGSLLDITITSLSGVPSIVYGLFGLALFSITMGFRTSLISGALTLSVMSLPIISSATREALMAIPNSMRESAYALGANKTEVIYKVIIPSAKSRILTAILIGAGRVMGETAPVLLTSAVFYSTHMPKSIKDPIMTLPTHIYNIAMAYGNDAQWMAKGTASFLMLLVFVIYSIAFRLRRKLNEK; encoded by the coding sequence ATGAGAAAGGATAAAATAATTTCTTTTATTTTTAGATTAATAAGTTATATAACATTTTTTACTATTGTTTTTATTTTTATTTTTATAATATTAGATGGAATAAAATATTTTTCTATAGATTTTTTTACACAGTTTCCTAAAAATATGATGACAGAAGGTGGGATATTTCCCGCTATTATAGGAACTTTCTATTTGTTATTTCTAACATTAATAATCTCTATTCCTTTTGGTGTAATAACTGGTATTTTTTTATCTGAGTATGGTAATAATAAAATCGGGAGTCTTTTAGATATAACTATTACTTCATTATCAGGGGTTCCTTCTATCGTTTATGGATTGTTTGGACTGGCATTATTTTCAATAACGATGGGATTTAGGACATCCTTAATTTCCGGTGCTCTAACATTATCTGTAATGTCATTACCTATAATTTCTTCTGCAACTCGTGAAGCTTTAATGGCTATTCCAAATTCAATGAGAGAATCTGCATATGCATTAGGAGCTAATAAAACAGAAGTTATATATAAAGTCATTATACCATCTGCAAAATCTCGAATACTAACCGCTATATTGATCGGTGCTGGTAGAGTTATGGGAGAAACTGCCCCTGTATTATTAACTTCTGCTGTATTTTATTCAACACATATGCCTAAATCTATCAAAGATCCTATTATGACATTACCAACACATATTTATAATATTGCAATGGCTTATGGCAATGATGCACAATGGATGGCTAAAGGTACCGCTTCTTTTTTAATGTTATTAGTATTTGTAATATATTCAATTGCTTTTAGATTAAGGAGGAAATTAAATGAAAAATAA